A region from the Sulfitobacter sp. D7 genome encodes:
- a CDS encoding Flp family type IVb pilin, translated as MMNFIKNFRKDEDGAVTVDWVVLTAAIVGLAVVAFNTIGDNVETMSGNIAADITAFETTSDRTPAAN; from the coding sequence ATGATGAACTTTATCAAAAACTTCCGCAAAGACGAAGACGGTGCCGTGACAGTTGACTGGGTCGTTCTGACCGCAGCGATCGTTGGCCTGGCCGTGGTTGCCTTCAACACAATCGGTGACAACGTAGAGACAATGTCGGGCAATATCGCTGCAGATATCACTGCCTTTGAAACCACCTCTGATCGCACACCAGCGGCCAACTAA
- the cpaB gene encoding Flp pilus assembly protein CpaB, whose amino-acid sequence MRAVFGLVLLVGIALAGGAVYLAKDRISQYQTANAQAQAALAQVVPTKTVWVADKPLKYGQPLTREDVRAVKWPENAIPEGTFFEETVLFPENTKDQRIVLRNIEKDEAIMAVKVTEPGEDSGLTSRLARGMRAFALKVDVSSGVSGFLRPGDRVDVYWTGRVNVGNQSSNGDVTKLIESAVQLIAIDQSADALVMGEASIAKTVTVAVNPQQVAALAQAQSTGRLSLALVGTNDDTVAEAIEVDQRSLLGIEAQETIAEVAKEKVCTIRTRRGAEVVELPIPCTN is encoded by the coding sequence ATGCGAGCCGTATTCGGATTGGTTCTTTTGGTAGGCATAGCGCTTGCCGGCGGGGCCGTTTATCTGGCGAAAGACCGGATTTCACAGTATCAAACCGCGAATGCGCAGGCCCAAGCTGCGCTGGCGCAAGTGGTGCCAACCAAAACCGTTTGGGTGGCCGACAAGCCCCTGAAATACGGTCAGCCCCTCACCCGCGAAGATGTGCGCGCCGTCAAATGGCCCGAGAATGCCATCCCCGAGGGCACATTCTTTGAGGAAACCGTGCTGTTTCCAGAAAACACCAAAGATCAACGCATCGTGCTGCGCAACATTGAGAAAGATGAAGCGATCATGGCCGTGAAGGTGACCGAGCCGGGCGAAGATTCCGGTCTGACCTCGCGTCTGGCACGTGGCATGCGCGCCTTTGCCCTCAAAGTCGACGTTTCCAGCGGCGTGTCGGGTTTCCTGCGTCCCGGCGACCGGGTGGATGTCTATTGGACAGGCCGCGTGAACGTGGGCAACCAATCCAGCAACGGCGATGTAACCAAACTGATCGAATCGGCCGTGCAGCTGATCGCCATCGACCAAAGCGCAGATGCGCTGGTGATGGGCGAAGCCTCAATCGCCAAGACCGTGACCGTGGCCGTGAACCCCCAACAGGTCGCCGCCCTTGCCCAAGCGCAATCAACCGGCCGTCTGTCCCTTGCTCTGGTCGGTACGAATGACGACACCGTGGCCGAGGCTATCGAAGTCGACCAACGCTCGCTTCTGGGCATCGAAGCGCAGGAAACCATCGCAGAGGTTGCCAAAGAAAAGGTTTGCACGATCCGCACCCGCCGCGGGGCCGAAGTGGTCGAACTGCCGATCCCCTGCACAAACTGA
- a CDS encoding type II and III secretion system protein family protein, whose protein sequence is MKIDRFLKAALLGLTLGVMPMALTLPSSAGADTLRVVKRGTNSSLDVPMNRAVVVESDIPFAELSIANPGIADISSLSDRTIYVLGKSPGLTTLTLLDAGGQLITNVDVRVAADVSEFKERLRQILPGEKIEVRTANDGIVLSGIVSSTQRLQRALDLAERYAPERVSNLMSVGGIQQVMMKVRFAEMQRNVSKSLGSSLAINGGSNFSAGTGGTNTSGGVATSLGGSIPSANQNAGAVLFGFNAGSTQVGILLEALEEKGVVRFLAEPNLVALSGQEAKFLAGGEYPIPVAQTSDTVSVEFKPFGVELAFIPRVVDKDIINLEMNAAVSAIDASNSISLGNGIEISAFTRRETSTTVEMRDGESFAIAGLLTDDFTDSTRQLPWIGDVPVLGALFRSADYQRSQTELVIIVTAHLVTPTRGEALVLPTDRIKPPSEKDLFLHGRTADGTRTPSRGAAGEVAKQDFRGSYGYVLD, encoded by the coding sequence ATGAAAATCGATAGATTTCTAAAAGCGGCCCTGTTGGGGCTGACACTGGGCGTGATGCCGATGGCATTGACCCTGCCCAGTTCAGCTGGCGCCGACACGCTGCGCGTCGTGAAACGCGGCACCAATTCCAGCCTCGACGTTCCGATGAACCGCGCTGTGGTGGTGGAAAGCGACATCCCCTTCGCGGAGCTTAGCATTGCCAACCCCGGCATCGCGGATATCTCATCTTTGTCTGACCGCACGATCTATGTGCTGGGCAAATCTCCGGGTCTGACCACGCTGACGCTGCTCGACGCCGGGGGGCAGTTGATTACCAATGTCGATGTCCGCGTCGCAGCGGATGTGTCTGAATTCAAAGAACGTCTGCGCCAAATCCTACCGGGTGAGAAGATCGAAGTGCGCACCGCCAATGACGGCATCGTGCTCTCGGGCATCGTTTCTTCGACGCAGCGGCTGCAACGCGCGCTCGATCTGGCCGAACGCTATGCACCCGAGCGGGTCAGCAATCTGATGAGCGTCGGCGGCATTCAGCAGGTCATGATGAAAGTCCGCTTTGCAGAGATGCAGCGCAACGTGTCGAAATCGCTCGGCTCTTCGCTGGCCATCAATGGCGGGTCCAACTTCAGTGCGGGCACAGGCGGCACGAATACTTCGGGCGGGGTCGCGACCTCGCTCGGCGGGTCGATCCCATCGGCGAACCAGAACGCGGGCGCGGTGCTTTTCGGCTTCAACGCAGGCTCGACCCAAGTGGGCATCCTGTTGGAAGCACTGGAAGAAAAGGGCGTCGTGCGGTTCCTGGCCGAGCCGAACCTCGTGGCGCTTTCGGGGCAAGAGGCCAAGTTCCTCGCCGGGGGCGAATATCCCATCCCCGTGGCCCAGACCAGTGATACCGTTTCGGTGGAATTCAAACCCTTCGGCGTAGAGCTCGCCTTTATCCCGCGCGTCGTGGACAAGGATATCATCAACCTTGAAATGAACGCCGCCGTTTCGGCCATCGACGCGAGTAACAGCATCTCATTGGGCAACGGCATTGAGATTTCCGCCTTCACCCGCCGCGAAACCTCGACCACGGTCGAGATGCGCGACGGTGAGAGCTTTGCCATCGCGGGCCTTCTGACCGACGACTTCACCGACAGCACGCGGCAACTGCCGTGGATCGGCGATGTGCCGGTGCTGGGCGCGCTGTTCCGGTCAGCGGATTATCAGCGCAGCCAGACGGAACTGGTCATCATCGTCACTGCGCATTTGGTCACGCCAACCCGTGGCGAGGCGCTGGTGCTGCCCACGGACCGCATCAAACCACCGTCCGAGAAAGACCTGTTCTTGCACGGGCGCACGGCGGACGGCACCCGCACCCCCAGCCGGGGTGCTGCGGGCGAGGTCGCCAAACAGGACTTCCGCGGCTCCTACGGTTATGTACTGGATTGA
- a CDS encoding OmpA family protein — MTRRHITLIAGTAALAGLAACSPSNDPVYTQFYREAGSIVDTGQFGNATLHNRQVMTGEKRVTFDLANRFASEVRSTVTFAFNSDRLDANAQAILRQQAGWIRQFPEIRFRVYGHTDLVGSQTYNRALGLRRAQAVVRYLSTLGISPSRLEAVVSFGETQPLIVTQGRERRNRRTVTEVSGFVHGHPMLLDGKYAQIIYREYVASAVPPSQLSASATVAGGGGE; from the coding sequence ATGACACGCAGACATATCACGTTGATCGCTGGCACCGCGGCCCTCGCCGGGCTCGCCGCCTGCTCCCCCAGCAATGATCCGGTCTATACGCAGTTCTACCGCGAGGCAGGGTCGATCGTGGACACCGGTCAGTTCGGCAATGCCACGCTGCACAACCGTCAGGTCATGACAGGCGAAAAGCGTGTAACCTTTGATCTGGCGAACCGCTTTGCCAGCGAGGTCCGCTCTACCGTGACTTTCGCCTTTAACTCCGACCGGTTGGACGCCAATGCGCAGGCGATCCTGCGCCAACAGGCTGGATGGATTCGCCAGTTCCCCGAGATTCGCTTCCGCGTTTACGGCCACACCGATCTGGTCGGCTCGCAGACCTATAACCGCGCCCTCGGGCTGCGCCGCGCGCAGGCTGTGGTGCGCTATCTCTCGACCTTGGGAATCAGCCCCAGCCGATTGGAAGCCGTTGTTTCCTTTGGCGAAACGCAGCCCCTGATCGTGACCCAAGGCCGTGAGCGCCGCAATCGCCGCACCGTGACCGAGGTCAGCGGCTTTGTTCACGGCCACCCGATGCTGCTGGATGGAAAATATGCGCAGATCATCTACCGCGAGTATGTGGCCAGCGCCGTGCCCCCCTCGCAACTGAGCGCCAGTGCCACCGTCGCAGGTGGTGGCGGAGAGTAG
- a CDS encoding AAA family ATPase has protein sequence MSSTMPHPEAAPIVACTISRDVQNFDLLIEDMEATLGESWGDLGFAEALAFFGQPEAEAMEFVALAMDETDEDNLVLMTEIITQAKARDIRVILIAEDMTPAALHSLLRQGADEFVPYPLPEGELAQAIARVRAGENAAPAPAAEASAPQLKAGAQKDGALIVVHGLAGGTGATTLAVNLAWELANADKKNPPSVCLLDFDLQYGSVATFLDLQRREAVYEMMSDTETMDEEIFGQALQTFEDKLHVLTAPAEMLPLDIVTNEDIDRILNMARNQFDYVIVDMPSTLVQWSETVLTSAHVYFAMLELDMRSAQNALRFKRALQSEELPFEKLRYVMNRAPKFTDLSAKSRVKRMAESLSISIDVQLPDGGKAVTQANDHGLPLANSAPKSPLRREIAKLASSIHDLKGEQAKAA, from the coding sequence ATGAGCAGCACTATGCCCCACCCCGAAGCAGCGCCGATCGTTGCCTGCACAATCAGCCGCGATGTACAGAACTTCGACCTCTTGATCGAAGACATGGAGGCCACTCTGGGCGAAAGCTGGGGCGATCTGGGATTCGCCGAAGCGCTGGCGTTCTTTGGCCAGCCCGAGGCTGAGGCGATGGAATTTGTCGCCCTCGCCATGGATGAGACCGACGAAGACAACCTTGTTCTGATGACTGAGATCATCACGCAGGCCAAGGCCCGCGACATCCGGGTGATTCTGATCGCCGAAGACATGACTCCCGCCGCGCTGCATTCGCTGCTGCGTCAGGGTGCGGATGAATTCGTTCCCTATCCGCTGCCCGAAGGCGAGTTGGCCCAGGCCATCGCCCGCGTCCGCGCCGGAGAGAACGCGGCCCCTGCCCCCGCAGCCGAGGCCAGCGCCCCGCAACTGAAGGCCGGCGCGCAAAAGGATGGTGCCCTAATCGTGGTGCATGGGCTGGCTGGTGGCACCGGGGCCACGACCCTTGCCGTGAACCTTGCGTGGGAGCTGGCCAATGCGGACAAGAAAAATCCGCCCTCGGTCTGCCTGCTGGATTTCGACCTGCAATACGGCTCTGTCGCGACCTTCCTTGATCTGCAACGGCGCGAAGCCGTCTATGAGATGATGTCCGACACGGAAACCATGGACGAGGAAATCTTTGGCCAAGCGTTGCAAACCTTCGAGGACAAGCTGCATGTGCTGACCGCCCCGGCTGAGATGCTGCCGCTCGATATCGTCACCAACGAAGACATTGATCGCATCCTCAACATGGCCCGCAACCAGTTCGACTATGTCATCGTCGACATGCCTTCGACGCTGGTGCAGTGGTCCGAGACCGTGCTGACCAGCGCGCATGTCTACTTTGCGATGCTGGAACTCGACATGCGCTCGGCCCAGAACGCCCTGCGTTTCAAACGGGCGCTGCAATCCGAGGAACTGCCCTTTGAAAAGCTGCGCTACGTAATGAACCGCGCACCCAAATTCACCGATCTCAGCGCCAAGAGCCGGGTCAAGCGGATGGCCGAATCGCTCAGCATCTCAATTGACGTACAGCTGCCCGATGGCGGCAAAGCGGTGACGCAGGCCAATGACCATGGGCTGCCGCTGGCCAACTCTGCCCCGAAAAGCCCCCTGCGGCGCGAAATCGCCAAGCTGGCGAGCTCCATCCACGATCTCAAGGGCGAGCAGGCCAAAGCGGCCTAA
- a CDS encoding CpaF family protein, with translation MFSKYKKPASATPKAAAPVREAKPVKKVEPAPAAPTPAPAEAVRPVSMRRAVKPAAASPEDREVKRKQRMSEIKLELHRALLDNLNLAALEHASEADLRQEINDIAVEVLSEKSIVLNREDRMTLNSELYDEVTGLGPLETLLKDDSVNDILVNGPQQIFVERDGKLQLTDVTFKDEKHLLRIIDKIVSAVGRRVDESNPYVDARLKDGSRFNAMVPPVAVDGSLVSIRKFKKDKLGIDDLVNFGAFSEEMAAYLQAAVATRLNIIVSGGTGSGKTTTLNALSSFIANDERILTIEDTAELQLQQTHVGRMESRPPNVEGKGEVSPRDCLKNALRMRPDRIIVGETRGEEVIDMLQAMNTGHDGSMTTIHANSARDGVSRLENMIAMAGIEMPLKAMRSQISSAVNLIVQASRLQDGSRRMTSITEITGMEGEVISMQEIFRFQRVGLTPENKIIGHFTATGVRSHFSERFRMWGYDLPASIYEPVAAQ, from the coding sequence ATGTTCTCCAAATACAAAAAACCAGCCTCCGCGACCCCGAAAGCCGCTGCTCCGGTCCGAGAGGCCAAGCCTGTCAAAAAGGTCGAGCCCGCCCCTGCGGCCCCCACCCCCGCCCCTGCCGAGGCGGTTAGACCGGTTTCGATGCGCCGGGCCGTCAAACCCGCCGCCGCTTCGCCCGAGGATCGCGAGGTCAAGCGCAAGCAGCGGATGAGTGAGATCAAGCTCGAACTGCACCGCGCCCTGTTGGACAACCTCAACCTCGCCGCGCTGGAACATGCCTCCGAGGCCGATTTGCGGCAGGAGATCAACGATATCGCCGTCGAGGTTCTCTCGGAAAAGAGCATCGTGCTCAACCGCGAAGACCGCATGACGCTGAACTCCGAGCTTTATGACGAGGTGACCGGCCTTGGCCCCCTTGAGACGCTGCTGAAAGACGACAGCGTCAACGATATTCTGGTGAACGGCCCGCAGCAGATTTTCGTCGAGCGGGACGGCAAGCTGCAGTTGACCGACGTGACGTTCAAGGATGAAAAGCACCTGCTGCGGATCATCGACAAGATCGTCTCGGCAGTGGGTCGGCGCGTGGATGAAAGCAACCCCTACGTCGATGCGCGTCTGAAAGACGGCTCGCGTTTCAACGCCATGGTGCCCCCCGTCGCGGTAGACGGCTCCTTGGTATCCATTCGTAAGTTCAAGAAAGACAAGCTGGGCATCGACGATCTGGTGAATTTCGGGGCCTTCTCGGAAGAGATGGCCGCCTATTTGCAGGCCGCCGTGGCGACCCGTCTGAACATCATCGTTTCGGGCGGTACGGGTTCGGGTAAAACCACCACGCTCAACGCGCTGTCGTCGTTCATTGCCAACGACGAACGCATCCTGACCATCGAAGACACCGCCGAACTCCAACTCCAGCAGACCCATGTGGGCCGGATGGAAAGCCGCCCGCCCAACGTCGAAGGCAAGGGCGAAGTCTCTCCCCGCGACTGTCTGAAAAACGCCCTTCGGATGCGTCCAGACCGGATCATCGTTGGCGAGACGCGCGGCGAGGAGGTGATCGACATGCTACAGGCGATGAACACCGGCCACGACGGTTCCATGACCACGATCCACGCCAACTCGGCCCGCGATGGCGTCAGCCGTTTGGAAAACATGATCGCCATGGCCGGGATCGAAATGCCGCTCAAAGCCATGCGCAGCCAGATTTCCTCGGCTGTGAACCTGATCGTGCAGGCCAGCCGCTTGCAAGACGGCTCGCGCCGGATGACCTCGATCACCGAGATCACGGGCATGGAAGGCGAGGTGATCTCGATGCAGGAGATTTTCCGGTTCCAGCGCGTGGGCCTGACGCCCGAGAACAAGATCATCGGCCATTTCACCGCCACCGGCGTGCGCAGCCACTTCTCCGAGCGGTTCCGCATGTGGGGCTATGACCTGCCCGCCTCCATTTATGAACCCGTGGCGGCCCAGTAA
- a CDS encoding type II secretion system F family protein, producing the protein MSAEPIIYGLIFIGVLVLVEGLYLVAFGKSISLNSRVNRRLEMLEKGARREEVLDKLRKEMQQHMNAKSIPLYSLLSERAQKAAIAFTPQQLLMIMAGLAVLAFLGLTIGTDTSVPVRAMMSVGMGVGAVFFWVSHKAGKRMAMIEEQLPDAVELMVRSLRVGHPFSNAISIVSKEIQDPLASEFGVIADEAAYGRDLGEALKDMAERLDMQDLRFLAVAVTIQQQSGGNLAEILAGLAKVIRARFRLFRRVKAITAEAKWSGKFLSGFPLAALVVINLGDPHYYDEVRDHPYFIPACFLVGIFLVLNLFVMRILTNIKV; encoded by the coding sequence ATGAGTGCCGAACCAATCATCTATGGTCTGATCTTTATTGGCGTCTTGGTGCTGGTCGAAGGGCTGTACCTTGTCGCATTCGGCAAATCCATCAGCCTTAACAGCCGCGTGAACCGACGGTTGGAAATGCTCGAGAAAGGGGCCCGCCGCGAAGAGGTGCTCGACAAGCTGCGCAAGGAAATGCAGCAGCATATGAACGCCAAGTCGATCCCACTCTATTCTCTGCTGTCAGAACGTGCGCAGAAGGCCGCGATTGCCTTCACGCCGCAGCAACTTTTGATGATTATGGCCGGTTTGGCCGTCTTGGCCTTTCTGGGGCTGACCATCGGCACCGATACATCGGTGCCGGTGCGGGCCATGATGTCCGTCGGCATGGGCGTCGGCGCGGTGTTCTTTTGGGTGTCCCATAAAGCGGGCAAACGCATGGCGATGATCGAAGAGCAGCTTCCCGATGCGGTTGAGCTGATGGTCCGCAGCCTGCGGGTGGGCCACCCGTTCTCCAACGCGATCTCGATCGTGTCGAAGGAAATCCAAGACCCGCTCGCCTCCGAATTCGGGGTGATCGCGGATGAAGCCGCCTATGGCCGTGATCTGGGCGAGGCGCTCAAGGATATGGCCGAACGGCTCGACATGCAGGATTTGCGCTTTCTGGCCGTGGCGGTGACCATTCAACAGCAATCGGGCGGCAACTTGGCCGAGATCCTCGCCGGTCTGGCCAAGGTGATCCGCGCCCGCTTCCGTCTGTTCCGCCGGGTCAAAGCGATCACGGCCGAGGCGAAATGGTCGGGCAAGTTCCTCTCGGGCTTCCCGCTGGCCGCGCTGGTGGTGATCAACCTTGGCGATCCGCATTACTACGACGAAGTGCGCGATCACCCCTACTTCATTCCTGCCTGTTTCCTTGTGGGCATCTTCCTTGTGCTGAACCTGTTCGTGATGCGCATCCTTACCAATATCAAAGTCTGA
- a CDS encoding type II secretion system F family protein, translating into MEFLNQLNDQINQALGPMGLIIIVGTLGVTLVAITLVLMLRQPEDPLTKLKRTSTAPTGDSAREKLRQSDQNAQLQKFAKFLEPEDVAELSAKQLMLRQAGYRSRDAVRLYYFAQFALGMLGLVGGLIYTNVLGGGEGMTTQQTMMWAIGPGAIGYYLPKYWVKRRVDSRKEEITRGFPDALDMMLVCVEAGQSLDQCIVRVARELRASYRALSEEFEMVAYEMKAGKDKVSVLHDMGERCGVQDVSSFVTVLIQSAAFGTSIADALRVYAEEMRDKRVMRAEEAANKLPTKMTLATMGLTVPPLLIILVGPSAHGISKLGQMGN; encoded by the coding sequence ATGGAATTTCTCAATCAGCTTAACGATCAGATCAACCAAGCCTTGGGGCCGATGGGCCTGATCATCATCGTCGGTACTTTGGGCGTCACCTTGGTGGCGATCACGCTTGTGCTGATGCTGCGCCAGCCCGAAGACCCGCTGACCAAGCTCAAACGCACCAGCACGGCCCCCACGGGCGATAGCGCGCGCGAGAAGCTGCGCCAGTCCGACCAGAACGCGCAGTTGCAAAAGTTCGCCAAGTTTCTTGAGCCCGAAGACGTGGCCGAACTCAGCGCCAAACAATTGATGCTGCGTCAGGCGGGTTATCGGTCGCGCGATGCGGTGCGGCTCTACTACTTCGCGCAGTTTGCCCTTGGGATGCTCGGGCTGGTGGGCGGCCTGATCTACACCAATGTCTTGGGCGGCGGCGAAGGGATGACCACGCAGCAGACCATGATGTGGGCCATCGGCCCCGGTGCGATTGGGTATTACCTGCCCAAATACTGGGTCAAACGCCGTGTCGATTCCCGCAAAGAAGAGATTACCCGCGGTTTTCCCGACGCGCTGGATATGATGCTGGTCTGCGTCGAGGCGGGGCAATCGCTAGATCAATGTATCGTCCGCGTCGCCCGTGAACTGCGCGCCTCCTACCGGGCCCTGTCTGAAGAGTTCGAGATGGTCGCCTATGAGATGAAGGCCGGCAAGGACAAGGTGTCGGTGCTCCACGACATGGGCGAGCGTTGCGGCGTGCAGGATGTCTCCTCCTTCGTGACCGTGCTGATCCAATCGGCGGCCTTTGGCACCTCCATCGCAGACGCCCTGCGCGTCTATGCCGAAGAGATGCGCGACAAACGTGTGATGCGGGCCGAGGAAGCGGCAAACAAGTTGCCAACCAAGATGACCCTTGCCACTATGGGCCTTACCGTACCGCCGCTGTTGATCATTCTGGTCGGCCCCTCGGCGCATGGCATCTCGAAATTGGGTCAGATGGGGAATTAA
- a CDS encoding tetratricopeptide repeat protein, with amino-acid sequence MTEKIRRSLARAVFIGPILALALAACSTGGFSALRGDQKPESLYAPGVNPRAEAVDGIEVGHRLIAAGQYELAIKSFNRAALDHGLTGEVLSALGSANLGLGRLGQAETLLRRAVEKDAAEPEVWNNLGVVLMESGQTAEAEQIFRKAYALDNGESDAIRDNLRLALAKTEKSVITEVNEDNYKLVRRGSGDYLIRPTP; translated from the coding sequence ATGACGGAGAAAATTCGGCGCAGCCTCGCCCGCGCCGTTTTCATCGGGCCGATCTTAGCCCTTGCTCTGGCCGCCTGTTCAACAGGCGGCTTTTCCGCGTTGCGCGGGGATCAGAAGCCCGAAAGCCTCTATGCCCCCGGCGTGAACCCGCGCGCAGAAGCTGTCGACGGCATCGAAGTGGGCCACAGGCTTATCGCGGCGGGACAGTATGAACTGGCCATCAAATCCTTCAACCGCGCCGCGCTGGATCACGGGCTAACGGGGGAAGTCCTCTCGGCTTTGGGCAGTGCCAACCTCGGGCTGGGGCGTTTGGGTCAGGCCGAAACCCTGCTGCGCCGCGCGGTTGAGAAGGACGCTGCCGAGCCAGAAGTCTGGAACAACCTTGGCGTTGTGCTGATGGAAAGCGGCCAGACCGCCGAGGCCGAGCAGATTTTCCGCAAAGCCTATGCCCTCGATAATGGCGAAAGTGACGCAATCCGGGACAATCTGCGCTTGGCGCTCGCAAAAACGGAAAAATCTGTTATAACAGAAGTCAATGAAGATAATTACAAATTGGTGCGGCGCGGCAGCGGGGATTACCTGATCCGTCCGACACCATGA
- a CDS encoding tetratricopeptide repeat protein: MRHPIILAVCMAGVTALAGCGEKDANATVERAFKDVNVVDETNLSDVMLTVADPNEAVSYFARSVKESPDRIDHQRGLAASLVRAKRSTEAVGAWDKVTKMKGATPEDSVQLADALIRSGNWARAETVLNSIPPTHETFARYRLEAMVADSKEQWSRADSFYEIAVGLTTTPAAVMNNWGYSKLTRGDYPEAERLFGEAIRQDNTLFTAKNNLIMARAAQRDYTLPVMPMEQSERAQLLHTMALSAIKRGDVETGKGLLREAIDTHPQHFEAAVRSLRALENG, encoded by the coding sequence ATGCGCCATCCAATCATTCTGGCCGTCTGCATGGCAGGCGTCACCGCCCTTGCTGGCTGCGGTGAAAAAGATGCGAACGCCACCGTTGAGCGGGCCTTCAAGGACGTCAATGTGGTGGATGAAACCAACCTCTCCGACGTGATGCTTACCGTGGCCGACCCCAATGAGGCGGTGAGTTACTTTGCGCGTTCCGTCAAGGAAAGCCCCGACCGGATCGACCACCAGCGCGGGCTTGCCGCATCGCTCGTGCGGGCCAAACGCTCCACCGAAGCTGTGGGCGCATGGGACAAGGTCACCAAGATGAAGGGCGCCACGCCCGAAGACAGTGTGCAATTGGCCGATGCGCTGATCCGCTCGGGCAACTGGGCGCGGGCTGAGACGGTCCTCAACAGCATCCCCCCCACCCATGAGACATTCGCCCGCTACCGGCTCGAAGCCATGGTTGCCGACAGCAAGGAACAGTGGAGCCGCGCCGATAGTTTCTATGAAATCGCCGTTGGCCTGACCACGACCCCTGCCGCCGTGATGAACAACTGGGGCTACTCCAAACTAACCCGCGGTGATTACCCCGAAGCCGAGAGGCTTTTTGGCGAGGCGATCCGTCAGGACAACACGCTTTTCACCGCCAAGAACAACCTCATCATGGCCCGCGCCGCACAGCGCGATTACACCCTGCCCGTCATGCCGATGGAGCAATCCGAACGCGCCCAGCTTTTGCACACGATGGCCCTGTCGGCGATCAAACGCGGCGATGTGGAGACCGGCAAGGGCCTGCTGCGCGAAGCGATCGACACCCATCCCCAGCACTTCGAAGCCGCCGTCCGGTCTTTGCGCGCGTTGGAAAACGGCTGA
- a CDS encoding prepilin peptidase, protein MAISATAALWFLPFVLPICLYVAFTDMKQMRITNQAVLVLIAIFVVLGLFLLPFETYLWRLLSLVIVLVIGIVLNAAGVMGAGDAKFAAAAAPFIAMGDLRLLMMLFMATLLAAAATHRGVKYTPLRRLAPDWQSWQETKKFPMGLALGTTLGLYLILGARYGV, encoded by the coding sequence ATGGCGATCTCTGCCACGGCGGCCCTGTGGTTTCTGCCCTTCGTCCTGCCGATCTGCCTCTATGTCGCCTTCACCGACATGAAGCAGATGCGCATTACCAATCAGGCGGTCTTGGTACTCATCGCGATCTTCGTGGTGTTGGGTCTGTTCCTGCTGCCCTTTGAAACCTATCTCTGGCGCTTGCTGAGCCTCGTGATCGTCTTGGTCATTGGCATCGTGCTGAACGCCGCTGGCGTCATGGGCGCAGGAGACGCCAAATTCGCCGCGGCTGCCGCGCCCTTTATCGCCATGGGTGATCTGCGCCTGCTGATGATGCTTTTCATGGCCACCCTTCTGGCCGCCGCTGCCACGCACCGCGGGGTGAAATACACCCCCCTGCGCCGCCTCGCGCCCGATTGGCAAAGCTGGCAGGAAACCAAGAAATTCCCCATGGGCCTCGCCCTTGGCACCACGCTGGGGCTCTATCTCATTCTAGGGGCGCGCTACGGGGTCTGA